A window from Nitrosopumilus adriaticus encodes these proteins:
- the thpR gene encoding RNA 2',3'-cyclic phosphodiesterase, whose translation MRTFVAIEISNNDILDSIKKIQNEIDIEAKPVNLENLHFTLQFLGEITDEISKKVIDALNTVEFSSFKINLKGVGVFPKPKFPRVIWIGVDENGGNMLIQLAKKVEKVLEPLGFSPDKPFKPHITIFRIKKKVGDITKELDEQKMVDFGIQEITSFKLKKSELTSTGPIYSDLEEIKLRK comes from the coding sequence ATGCGAACTTTTGTAGCAATAGAAATTTCAAATAATGATATTCTTGATTCAATAAAAAAAATTCAAAATGAAATTGATATCGAGGCAAAACCAGTTAATTTAGAAAATTTACATTTTACATTGCAGTTTTTAGGAGAAATAACAGATGAAATTTCTAAGAAAGTTATTGATGCTCTTAACACCGTTGAATTTTCAAGTTTTAAGATTAATCTAAAAGGAGTAGGTGTTTTTCCTAAACCTAAATTTCCAAGAGTGATTTGGATTGGTGTTGATGAAAATGGAGGCAATATGCTAATTCAACTAGCAAAAAAAGTTGAAAAGGTATTAGAACCACTAGGGTTCTCTCCTGATAAACCATTCAAACCTCACATTACGATATTTAGGATTAAAAAGAAGGTAGGAGATATAACAAAAGAATTGGATGAACAAAAAATGGTAGATTTTGGAATTCAAGAAATAACTAGTTTCAAATTGAAAAAAAGTGAACTAACTTCTACTGGACCAATTTATTCTGATTTAGAGGAGATTAAATTAAGAAAATGA
- a CDS encoding RIO1 family regulatory kinase/ATPase, producing MAHSFISINKLSEEPYSKILGYPKATNRQIKSRISELDKLKIKSISFSGPTTIGNLAILGKGYVGVVVLAKKNNKLVALKIRRTDSQRKEMKKESVLLKLVNSVNVGPKMIVASKNFLVMEYLDGIKISEWIYQLKGVGSAKKLKLTIKKILEDCYRLDQIGFDHGELSNISKHVIVGKTKSTLIDFESSSTERKPSNVTSITQAFFIGSGIAKKTQKIYKNSSKEKIIKALKQYKQEKTRENFDELLKVLKL from the coding sequence ATGGCACACTCATTTATTTCAATTAACAAATTATCTGAGGAGCCATATTCAAAAATTCTTGGATATCCAAAAGCTACTAATCGTCAAATAAAATCAAGAATATCTGAATTAGATAAATTAAAAATTAAATCAATTTCATTTTCAGGTCCTACAACAATTGGTAATCTAGCAATTTTAGGAAAAGGATATGTTGGTGTTGTTGTTCTTGCAAAAAAAAATAACAAACTAGTTGCATTAAAAATTAGAAGAACAGATTCACAAAGAAAAGAAATGAAAAAAGAATCAGTTTTACTGAAATTAGTAAATTCTGTGAATGTAGGCCCAAAAATGATTGTTGCTAGTAAAAATTTTTTGGTGATGGAATATTTAGATGGGATTAAAATTAGTGAATGGATTTATCAGTTAAAAGGAGTAGGTAGTGCAAAAAAATTAAAATTAACAATTAAAAAAATTTTAGAGGATTGTTATAGATTAGATCAAATAGGTTTTGATCATGGTGAATTAAGTAATATTTCTAAACATGTTATTGTTGGAAAAACAAAATCTACTTTAATCGATTTTGAAAGCTCTAGTACTGAAAGAAAACCATCAAATGTAACATCAATCACTCAAGCATTTTTTATTGGCTCAGGAATTGCAAAAAAAACTCAAAAAATATACAAAAATTCTTCCAAAGAAAAAATAATTAAAGCGTTAAAACAATACAAACAAGAAAAAACACGAGAGAATTTTGATGAATTACTAAAAGTTCTTAAATTATAA
- the cca gene encoding CCA tRNA nucleotidyltransferase: MKQIITKITKNVIPSSTIEKSKNEISNLAFKLVEKEIKKYPEVIGLEFGGSFAKGTWLAKDADIDIFVRFKKSTTEDKFEKISKKIGFESLKKYSPYVRYSEHPYVEAKIKNTKINVVPFYDVKVGEWKSAADRSTFHTKFMQKSLTLKMKNNVRILKTFLKSNGIYGAEIAKQGFSGYVCEVLVLHYGSFENIVNTISEIKECQVIGKTSKKFETLIAIIDPIDNNRNLAAAISNENLGKFILICRAFKNKSTLNFFKNKQLKVSKKYWENLLVIKFSFKIRSPDIIWGQIKRATSSLSTQLELGGFHVLRSNCYTDQKKDAWLFFFLESTEINQIYSKNGPDFFREESSKSFISKNLKNTELMWIGNNGKIISVEKRKNTDAVKFMSEFLKKNLQTGIPKGLQSDFKRGYKITIGKKNLSKSIKEVANELISTDGTLIYFN; encoded by the coding sequence ATGAAACAAATTATTACCAAAATAACAAAAAATGTAATTCCATCAAGTACAATTGAGAAATCAAAAAATGAAATATCTAATTTAGCGTTCAAATTAGTAGAAAAAGAAATTAAAAAATATCCAGAAGTCATTGGATTAGAATTTGGAGGATCATTTGCAAAAGGCACTTGGTTAGCAAAGGATGCAGATATTGATATTTTTGTAAGATTCAAAAAATCTACAACAGAAGATAAGTTTGAAAAAATTTCTAAAAAGATAGGTTTTGAATCATTAAAAAAGTATTCACCATATGTAAGATATTCTGAACATCCATATGTTGAGGCTAAAATTAAAAACACGAAGATCAATGTAGTACCATTTTATGATGTAAAAGTTGGAGAATGGAAAAGTGCTGCTGATAGATCCACATTTCATACTAAATTTATGCAAAAATCATTGACGTTAAAAATGAAAAACAATGTTAGAATTCTTAAGACATTTCTAAAATCAAATGGGATTTACGGTGCAGAAATTGCCAAACAAGGGTTTAGTGGATATGTATGCGAGGTTTTAGTATTACACTATGGAAGTTTTGAAAACATTGTAAATACAATATCAGAAATTAAAGAATGTCAGGTAATTGGAAAAACATCGAAGAAATTTGAAACATTAATTGCTATAATTGATCCAATTGACAATAATAGAAACTTAGCTGCAGCAATATCAAATGAGAATCTTGGAAAATTTATTCTAATTTGTAGAGCTTTTAAAAACAAAAGTACGTTGAATTTCTTTAAGAATAAACAATTGAAGGTTTCAAAAAAATATTGGGAAAATTTGTTAGTGATAAAATTTAGTTTTAAAATAAGAAGTCCAGATATAATATGGGGACAGATTAAAAGAGCTACTTCATCATTGTCAACACAATTAGAATTAGGTGGATTTCACGTATTAAGAAGTAATTGTTACACGGATCAAAAGAAAGATGCATGGTTGTTTTTCTTCTTGGAATCAACTGAAATAAATCAAATTTATTCAAAGAATGGACCTGATTTTTTCAGAGAAGAAAGTTCGAAGAGCTTTATTTCTAAAAATCTTAAAAATACCGAACTGATGTGGATTGGAAATAATGGAAAAATTATTTCAGTTGAAAAAAGAAAGAATACAGACGCAGTCAAGTTTATGTCAGAATTTTTGAAAAAGAATCTTCAAACAGGCATACCAAAAGGACTTCAAAGTGATTTTAAACGAGGTTACAAGATTACAATAGGAAAGAAAAATTTAAGCAAATCAATTAAAGAGGTTGCAAATGAGTTGATTTCAACGGATGGCACACTCATTTATTTCAATTAA